A stretch of the Actinoalloteichus fjordicus genome encodes the following:
- a CDS encoding MerR family transcriptional regulator yields the protein MRIGELAARSDCSTRSIRYYEQQGLLDSERLPNGYRVYEDSAVARVVNIRRLLSLGLVLEDVRFFLPCLDGDVFAARPGLPGLDVARRRLADLTERIEALTEVRDGLARQLDITAARVAEPAGGSGGVR from the coding sequence ATGCGGATCGGGGAGCTGGCCGCACGATCGGATTGCAGCACGCGGTCGATCAGGTACTACGAACAACAGGGCCTGCTGGACTCGGAACGCCTGCCCAACGGGTACCGCGTCTACGAGGACTCTGCCGTGGCCCGTGTGGTCAACATCCGCCGACTGCTCTCGCTCGGTCTCGTGCTGGAGGACGTCCGCTTCTTCCTGCCGTGCCTGGACGGCGACGTGTTCGCCGCGCGCCCCGGCCTGCCCGGTCTCGACGTCGCACGGCGACGACTGGCCGACCTGACCGAACGGATCGAGGCTCTCACCGAGGTGCGGGACGGCCTCGCCCGCCAACTCGACATCACGGCGGCGCGGGTCGCCGAACCGGCAGGCGGGAGTGGCGGCGTCCGCTAG